The region CGGCGATAATATTTACAAAACCAATTTGCCAAACAACGGAATTATTGTAATGGGTAACGAAGCTAACGGAATTTTACCCGAAATTGAAACTTTAGTTACGCAACGCATTTCTATACCGCGTTTTGGCAATTTACAGCAAACCGAAAGTTTAAACGTAGCTACAGCAACCGCTGTTATTTTAAGCGAGTTTAAAAGGAATGAATAGTTTTTATTAATTATGTAAACCAATTAATTATGAAGATATTTGTAACCCTTGCAATAGTGTTTATTTCACAGTTAGGAAATGCTCAAATTTATAGTACCGAAAAACAAGCAGCTCAGAATAAATTTAAAAAAAAGAATGCTTATAAAGAATTTTTTGATGATGCAGTAAAATCAAATGCCTATCATTTGATAGTAGCGTTAATTGAGGAAAATCCGCAGGCAGTGATTGATCAAATTGAAGGTAAAGGGCAATTTTCATATCAAGGTTTTCTTGAAATGTCTACTACCGTTAAAGTTGAAAAGGCATTGCAAATGCTAGAAAATAATCGTTTAAAAGGTAGTATTTATAAAGATTTAAAAAAATATTTGAAGAAACACATTAAAAAACAAAAGAAAAATCCTGCAAGTTAAATTTGCAGGATTTTTTTATCTTTTGGTTAAAAACTAATAATTAAAACCATTAATGAACAGTGAAATTAATAAATACACCACGTGTTTTCATTGATTCAATATCGCCAGTCCATGGGCTGTTCGAATTTTTATCACGAATTAATTCGTCTTGTAAACCAAACACTCCACGTATAGAAGGTGTAAATTTAAAATGTTCAAAATAAAAATCAATACCAACACCTAATTCATAATTAGCTGTCCATTTTTTCATTCTAAATTGGCCTTGGTAGTTATCGTCTTTAGATGTTTCGTTGCTGCTTAAATTTAAAGTTTGCGATAAACCTGTTAAAATGTACGGACGAATGTTTCCGGCTCTTAAAGCGGAAAATTTAAGCAATAACGGAAAATGTATGTACGTAGCTGGTACATCGCGTGTGTTTTGATCGGGATTTGTAATATGTGGATAAATTAACTTTCTACGGGTATAATACAATCCAGGTTCAAAACGCAAATCTAAATACTCCATTAAACGTAAATTGCCCACTAAACCTACATTAAAACCGGTTGAAGGTTCTACTAAAATTTCATTACTTCCATTTTTATCGTAAAAACTTTTAGAATAATCAATCTTAAAATTATACGAACTACAACCTAGAAAATATCCGTAATGCACACGTTGTTGGTCCCAGTTTTGCTGGTTACGGTAAGGGTTTTTACCAAACATACCTTGTGCAAAAGTGTTTGCAGATACAAATAAACAAAAGGCAATTAATAAATTTTTCATATTTTATTTTGATGCTGAATAAATTGTTGCAACTCCCATGGTTTGTGGGTTATGCTTTACATTTTTAAATCCTACTTTTCGTAAAATGGCATTTAATTGTTCACCATACGGAAAATTTTGTGCCGATTCTGATAAATATTCGTAGGCTTTTTTATCTTTTGAAAACATTTTACCAATTAATGGCATTAGGGTTTTCATATAAAAATTGTAGCCCTGTTTAAACGGAAATTTAGTTGGAACCGAAGTTTCTAAGATAACAAAAATTCCGTTTGGTTTTAACACTCGTGCAATTTCAGATAAACCTTTTTCTAAATTTTCAAAATTGCGCACACCAAAAGCAACGGTAATTGCATCAAAAGTATTGTCTTGAAAAGGTAAATTTTCAGAATCGCCTTGAATCATTTCAATAGTTTGTTGAAGGTTTAAAGCCTTAATTTTGGCTTTACCTACTTCTAACATACCAGCCGAAAGATCTAACCCAACAATGCGCTTTGCATTTGATTTTGCCAATAAAATAGCTAAATCGCCTGTACCAGTTGCTATATCTAAAATAGATTCGGGGTTTGTGCTTGATACCATTTTTAATACGTTACGACGCCAACCTTGATCGGTTCCTAATGATATCATACGGTTTAAACTGTCGTAATTTCCCGAAATAGTATCGAACATTTGTTCAACTTGCTGTTTTTTACCTAAATTAGAATCTTTATATGGATTGATTTGTTCCGACATTTTTAATGAAATTTTTACAAATATAATTATAATACTTAATTGCTTAACGGTATTGTGTAGGGTTTTAGTTTATTGATAAATGAATTTTAAAGCCTTCGTAGCTTCGAACATTAAAAACAGTTCCATCATTAAATAGTAAGTATTGGCCTTTAACGCCAACTAATTTACCTTTATAGTTAGGTGTTTTATCTAAATTTAAACTTTTACATGTGGTTGGATACTGCTCAACAGGATAGTTTAATTCATAGATTTCTTGTTGAGTTTTTTCGTAATAAGGCATAATTTCAGCAGGTAAAAAAGACTCGGTATTTTTTACAGCTTGTATTAAATCTACATTAATAATTTGGTTTTGTACCATTTTTCGCCAGTTGGTTTTATCTGTATAATGTTGTTTTAAAGCAACTTCGGTTATACCTGCTAAATATCGGTTAGGCACTTCAACAATTGGAATAGCTGCCGATGCGCCTTGATCAATCCAACGTGTTGGCACCTGGGTTTTACGTGTAACACCTACTTTTAAATCACTTGCAACTGCAAAATATACAATATGTGGTTGTAGTTGTACTTTTTGCTCGTATGCCAAATCGCGGTCGGCAATGCCTAAATGTGCTTTACTTAGTTCAGGACGCATAATCCAATCGCCTGCAGCTGCACTGCTTGTAAAACAATCGAAACAAAAACCTTGTCTAAAAATTTTCTTTTCTTTTGCGCAATTTAAGCATTGGTAGCCAATGTGCTGTATTTCAATATCTTTATTAATTATTTGGTTGATATGTATAAAAGCTTGTTCAAAAACCAAGTAATATTGTATAGGATTTGCAAATTCTGTATGCATTTTATTTAAAACTCCTTCGTATTGCATAAGATTTTTTTTATTTTTGAATGAATTGCAAAAGTACAAAGTAAATAGAACACTTTGCATTTTGCGCAGTTAAAAAAACATGGCATTATCTATAATCAACTCTTTTGTATCGTGGATTTTAAAGAAACGCATACATCAAATAGAGCTTTTTACAAAGTATCCGCACGAGGTTCAAAATGAGCTGCTTTTGAATTTAATTCAAAGGGCAAAACAAACCGAAATAGGGAAGAAATATGATTTTTCTTCAATTAATTCGTACCAAACATTTGCCCAGCGCGTTCCTGTATCGTTTTATGAACAAATTGAGCCATTAATAGAACGCAGTCGTAAAGGTGAAAACAATATTTATTGGCCCGAACCTATTAAATATTTTGCAAAATCAAGCGGAACCACAAATGCAAAAAGTAAGTTTATACCTGTTAGCGCCAACGCTTTAGAGAATTGCCATTACAAGGCCGGCAAAGATATGCTTTGTTTGTATTTAAATAATAACGAAGATTCTCAACTTTTTACTGGAAAAAGTTTAAGGTTAGGGGGTAGTAAGCAGCTTTATGCAGATAATAACACTATTTTTGGCGATTTATCGGCCATTTTAATTGATAATTTGCCTTTTTGGGCCGAATTAGGTTCTACACCAAATAGTAAAGTTTCATTAATGAACGAATGGAACGAAAAAATGAAAACTATAGTTAAAGAAACCAAAAACGAAAACGTAACCAGTTTGTTAGGGGTGCCTTCGTGGTTGTTGGTTTTGTTAAATAATGTGTTGCAAGATACTCAAAAAACTAATTTATTAGAACTTTGGCCTAATGCTGAAGTGTATTTTCACGGAGGCATTAGTTTTGAACCTTATAAAGAGCAATATCAAAAATTGTTCCCTAAAGAATCTTTTCGTTTTTACGAAAATTATAACGCATCCGAAGGTTTTTTTGCTATTCAAGATCGTAATAATGCTGATGATATGTTGCTGATGTTAGATTATGGTATTTTTTACGAATTTATTCCAATGGATACTTTTGCAACATCTAATCAAAAAACTGTATCTTTAGCCGATGTTCAGTTAAATAAAAGCTATGCAGTTGTAATAACAACCAACGCAGGACTTTGGAGGTATATTATTGGTGATACCGTTAGGTTTACTTCATTAGATCCATACCGAATTAAAATTACAGGTAGAACAAAGCATTATATAAATGTTTTTGGCGAAGAATTAATGATTGAAAATACCGACAAAGCTTTGGCTTTAACTGCAAAAGCGTTTAATGTTGATGTGGTTGAATATACCGTTGCACCTGTTTTTATGAAAGACAACCAAAAAGGAGCACACGAATGGATAATTGAATTTAAAGAAGAACCGACTGATTTATTGGCTTTTAAAAAGCAATTAGATGAAAATATTCAAACACTAAACTCTGATTACGAAGCCAAAAGATATAACAATATGACATTGAATGAATTGGTTATAAATGTTGCAAAACCAAACCTTTTTCATTTATGGCTAAGTAAACAAGATAAATTAGGCGGACAAAATAAAATACCACGCTTATCTAACAGCCGTATGTATTTAGAAGAATTAATAAAATTGAATAATTAAATAGTAATAAATATTATGAATGAACAACCAGTAAATATTAATTTTAGATTAATTAATATTACAACCGAAGATTTTAAAATGTATGAAAACGATACTGAAAATGGAACATTAGATTTAAATTTCGATTTTCAGTTTGGTGTAAATAATGAAAAACGTTTTGTAAAAACTATATCAAAATTCAAATTTTTATTAGATAAAGCTGAAGTTATGGAAATAGCAGTTGCTTGTGAATTTGAATTTGAACCTACAGGTTGGCAGTTTTTTGTAAAAGGCGATCAGTTAATTTTACCAAAAGGGTTATTACATGAATTGGCTATGTTTACAATGAATACAACGCGTGGTGTATTGCATACAAAAACCGAAGGTCACAAATACAACCGTTTGTTTATACCAATGATTAATGGTGAATTTATAAACCAAGATTTAGCTATACCAGCAAACCCAACTGCAGTAAACTAAAAAATAGAAAAAAAGGATATGTTAAATATCCTTTTTTTTGTACCCTAAAACTAAAGTAGGAGTGGGTAAAAAAATAAAAGCCTTGCGTTGGCAAGGCTTTTTTAACTTTAATCACTTAGATATTAGTGAGCAGCTGGAGCTTCAGTAGCTGGAGCAGCTTCAGTAGCTGGAGCTTCAGTAGCTGGAGCAGCTTCAGTAGCTGGAGCAGCCTCAGTTGCAGGAGCAACTTCTTCAGTAGCTGGAGCTTCTTCCATAGCTGGAGTTTCAACTGTAGTTTCTTCTGTAGGTTCTTTAGCTGTATCTTTACAAGAAACGAATGCAACAGAAGCTACTAATACTAATGATAATGCTAATTTTTTCATTTTTTTAATTATAAAAGTTAATTATTAATTCTCTACAAAGATATGAATTTTTTAATACCGCAAAATATTTTTGCATTTTTTTTTAAAAAATATTTTTAAGAAGTAAAATGTTGATTTTTAACGCTTTGTTTTCTTGGTGTTTTTAGGTTTTACAATTTTCATTTCTTCTATAAGGTGTTTTGAGTTCGCAAATTTATCAATTACAAACAAAATGTAGCGTGCATCTACCATTATGTTTCTGCAAATTGATGGGTCGTAATGAATATCGCTCATAGTTCCTTCCCATACGCGATCAAAATTTAAACCTATTAAATTTCCGTTTGCATCTAAAGCTGGCGATCCTGAATTACCACCTGTTGTATGGTTGGTTGCAATAAAGTTAACTGGTAATTTACCATTTTTATCGGCATACGGACCAAAATCTTTACTATTATATAAGTCTATTAATTTTTTTGGTACATCAAACTCATAATCTCCTGGAACATATTTTTCCATTACTCCGTCTAAATAGGTAATTGGTGCGTAAGTAACTGCATCGCTAGGTTGGTAGCCATTAACTTTACCGTAAGTAACACGTAACGTAGAGTT is a window of Myroides sp. JBRI-B21084 DNA encoding:
- a CDS encoding DUF2797 domain-containing protein, with product MQYEGVLNKMHTEFANPIQYYLVFEQAFIHINQIINKDIEIQHIGYQCLNCAKEKKIFRQGFCFDCFTSSAAAGDWIMRPELSKAHLGIADRDLAYEQKVQLQPHIVYFAVASDLKVGVTRKTQVPTRWIDQGASAAIPIVEVPNRYLAGITEVALKQHYTDKTNWRKMVQNQIINVDLIQAVKNTESFLPAEIMPYYEKTQQEIYELNYPVEQYPTTCKSLNLDKTPNYKGKLVGVKGQYLLFNDGTVFNVRSYEGFKIHLSIN
- the porT gene encoding type IX secretion/gliding motility protein PorT/SprT, translating into MKNLLIAFCLFVSANTFAQGMFGKNPYRNQQNWDQQRVHYGYFLGCSSYNFKIDYSKSFYDKNGSNEILVEPSTGFNVGLVGNLRLMEYLDLRFEPGLYYTRRKLIYPHITNPDQNTRDVPATYIHFPLLLKFSALRAGNIRPYILTGLSQTLNLSSNETSKDDNYQGQFRMKKWTANYELGVGIDFYFEHFKFTPSIRGVFGLQDELIRDKNSNSPWTGDIESMKTRGVFINFTVH
- the ubiE gene encoding bifunctional demethylmenaquinone methyltransferase/2-methoxy-6-polyprenyl-1,4-benzoquinol methylase UbiE — protein: MSEQINPYKDSNLGKKQQVEQMFDTISGNYDSLNRMISLGTDQGWRRNVLKMVSSTNPESILDIATGTGDLAILLAKSNAKRIVGLDLSAGMLEVGKAKIKALNLQQTIEMIQGDSENLPFQDNTFDAITVAFGVRNFENLEKGLSEIARVLKPNGIFVILETSVPTKFPFKQGYNFYMKTLMPLIGKMFSKDKKAYEYLSESAQNFPYGEQLNAILRKVGFKNVKHNPQTMGVATIYSASK
- a CDS encoding GH3 auxin-responsive promoter family protein, producing the protein MALSIINSFVSWILKKRIHQIELFTKYPHEVQNELLLNLIQRAKQTEIGKKYDFSSINSYQTFAQRVPVSFYEQIEPLIERSRKGENNIYWPEPIKYFAKSSGTTNAKSKFIPVSANALENCHYKAGKDMLCLYLNNNEDSQLFTGKSLRLGGSKQLYADNNTIFGDLSAILIDNLPFWAELGSTPNSKVSLMNEWNEKMKTIVKETKNENVTSLLGVPSWLLVLLNNVLQDTQKTNLLELWPNAEVYFHGGISFEPYKEQYQKLFPKESFRFYENYNASEGFFAIQDRNNADDMLLMLDYGIFYEFIPMDTFATSNQKTVSLADVQLNKSYAVVITTNAGLWRYIIGDTVRFTSLDPYRIKITGRTKHYINVFGEELMIENTDKALALTAKAFNVDVVEYTVAPVFMKDNQKGAHEWIIEFKEEPTDLLAFKKQLDENIQTLNSDYEAKRYNNMTLNELVINVAKPNLFHLWLSKQDKLGGQNKIPRLSNSRMYLEELIKLNN